In the Oscillospiraceae bacterium genome, ACACAGTGTGACAAAATTTGCCACGGATTTGCCACACCTTATGAATCGCGCGATGAGCCGTCAAAACGAAAACAAAGTGTGGCAGAAGTGTGGCAATGTTGTACAAATACGTAACGTTATATTATAACAAATGAAAAATCTAAAAAATTACTGTTAAAGTATTGACAATTGATTCATTTACCTATATTATGGTAATAGATTTGCAACTATGCAGTAAGGGAGAGTTCAAGCGTGCACCTGACAAAAAGTGAACAGCAGATTATGGAAATTTTCTGGCAGGCAGACCACCCCATGGCCCAGACCGAGGTCATCCACACCTGCGAGGACCGCAAGTGGAAAGAACGCTCGATCTTTTCGATGCTGAACAGCCTGATGGCGAAAGGCGTTTTGCGGGAGGTCGGCTTCGTGCGCAGCGGTAAAACCTACGCCCGCACCTTTGAGCCTGCCATCTCCCATGCCGAGTACCTGGCCCTTGTGGTAGCTGAGCAGCTGCCTGCCAAACAGTTCCCCGAACTGTTGGCATCTTTGCTGCAGCGGGTGGAGATCACCCCGGCTATCCAGAAGGCCCTGCGCGCCGCCGTGCGTGAAAACGGACCCCAGGCCCGCGAAGCTGCCGCGGCAGAGGCTGCTGAGACCGAGAGCGAGCAGTAAGCTGCAACAAGTGGCTGAAAGCGGAAAAGTCCATAATAGCATATAACAAAGCCCCCGCCTGTTTAACGCAGGCGGGGTCTTTTCTGTATATGAGGTGCGCTATAAAAGATTTAGCGGATCATCCCGCTGACGGCGATGGACGCGACCGCCTCGCGGATGCGCTCTACCGGCAGGGTCAGGGCAAAACGGACGTACCCCTCACCGCTGGGGCCAAAGCTGAAGCCCGGCGTGCAGATAACGCCTGCCTTGTCGATCAGCTCCAGGCAGAAGGCCATGCTGTCGGTGTAGCCGGTGGGCAGCGGAGCCCACACAAACATGCTGCCGTGGCTGTCGGGTACGTTCCAGCCGATGCTGCGCAGGCCGCCGCACAGGGCGTCGCGGCGGGCCTGATACTCGCCGCACTGGCGTTTTACGCTGTCCAGCGGGCCGGTCAGGGCGGCGATGGCGGCTTTCTGCACCGGCAGGAACATGCCAAAGTCGATCTGGGTGCGCAGCTTTTTGCAGGCGGCGATCACATCCGGACGGCCCACCAAAAAGCTGATGCGCGCGCCGGTCACGTTGAAGCTCTTGCTCAGGGAGAAGAACTCCACCGCGCACTCCTCGGCTCCCGGCGTATTGAAAATGCTGCCGCCGTGGGCGCCGTCAAAGATGATGTCGCTGTAGGCGTTGTCATGCACCAGTAAAATATCGTACTTACGGCAGAAATCAACCAACTGAGCGTACAGCTCCGGCGTGCCGATGCTGCCTACCGGGTTGGCCGGCAGGCTGACCAGCATAAACTTTGCCTTGCGGGCCACTTCCTCGGGGATGGCGGTCACATCGGGCAAGAAGTGGTTTTCTTTTGTTAGTTTGTAGTACCAAGGGTCGGCGCCGCCCAGCTTGCTGCCGGTCATAAAAACGGGGTAGCAGGGGTCGGGCAGCAGCACCACGTCACCGTCGTTGCACAGCGCCAAGCCTAAGTGGCCGATGCCGTCCTGGGAGCCAGAAAAACTCATCACCTTGTTCGGGGTGATGGTGTCTACGTCAAAGCGGCGCTTGTAGTAGCTGCACACGGCGTCCAGCAGCTCGGGCAGGTCCCGCAGGCTGTACTTCCAGTTTTCGTTGTCTCTGGCGGCATCGATCAGCGCCTGTTTGATGTGGTCGGCCGGGGCAAAATCCGGCGTTCCCACGCTTAAATTGAACAGGTGGCGGCCCTCGGCCTCCAGCGCGACCTTTTTATCGTTCAGCGCGGCAAAGATCTCCGGCCCGAACAGGTCCAAACGATGGGAAAATTCCATATTGCACAACTTCCTCTCCATACATGTCTGCCGCTTTAAATCGCACACACGGCAGAATGGTTTTATTATACGCCGTGCGGCTTTCCCTTGCAAGTCCTCACGGTTCATGGTATGATAAAATGATAATAATTGTTGAAAAATCGGAGGATTTATCCCTATGGATAAACGCAATCGTCCCGCCCTGGCCTACCTGCTGGTGGGGGTAGCATCTGCCGGCCGTGCTATGTTGGCTATGCCCGATGCCGTCGCTTTGCAGGAAGTCTCGCTGACTGTGCTGGCGCTGGTGGGCTACCTGCTGCTGGGCCGCCGCGCCCTGCCCGTGCTGGCCTGCGGCACCGTGCAGTTGGTGCTGGAACTGGTGCTGTGCGGCACTCTGGCTGGTCCCGCCTGGCTGGCCCCGCTGCTGCGGGCCGCGGCCCTGTGGCTGCTGTGGGCCACTGTGACGCAGATGTTGAAAATTGCTGGCTATACGACGGGAAAAAGCGCCAAGATGCCGGTTGTGGCTGCCGTGCCGCTGGCCGTATACTGCGTTGCACACTTTTCTGCCGTGGCGGCCACCGTGGCGTCCTTTGCCTTCATCGTGTTCAGCATCATGCTGCTGTGGTACGCCGTGCTGCTGTTGCGCGCCTACAACACCACCCGCGTGAAAAAGTGAGCCCGCGCCTTGTGAAAACAGGCATAGTGTGCTATACTATCTAATAAGTATCGAATTTTGTAAGGAAAGAGGGCTTTTGCCATGATCCCTTTTAATGTGCCCCCCTGCGTTGGGGATGAATTGGAGTATGTCAAACAGGCGATTGATGCCCATAAAATCTGCGGTGACGGTACGTTTACCAAGAAGTGCAATGCGTGGATTGAGGAACGCTTCCACGCCCAGAAGGTACTGCTGACCACCAGCGGCACCACCGCTCTGGATATGGCCATGCTGCTGTGCGATATTCACCCCGGTGACGAGGTCATCCTGCCCAGCTTCACCTTCTCCAGCACCGCCACCGCTGCCGTGCTGGCCGGGGCCAAGCTGGTGTTTGTGGATGTGCGTCCCGACACGATGAACATTGATGAAACCAAGATCGAAGCCGCCATCACCGACAAGACCAAGGTCATTGTGGCCATGCACTACGCCGGTGTCGCCTGCGAGATGGACACCATCATGGACATTGCCCGCCGCCACAACCTGATGGTGGTCGAGGATGCCGCCCAGGGCGTGATGAGCAGCTACAAGGGCAAGGCACTGGGTACCATTGGCGATTTTGGCTGCTACTCTTTCCACGAGACGAAAAACTACTCGATGGGCGAGGGTGGCGCTCTCGTCATCAACAACCCCGATTATAACGAGCGCGCCGAGATCCTGCGCGAAAAGGGCACCAACCGCGCCAAGTTCTTCCGCGGCCAGGTGGACAAGTACACCTGGGTGGATTTTGGTGACAGCTACCTGCCCAGCGAGTTGAACGCTGCCTACCTGTGGGCTCAGTTGCTGCATGCTGACGAGATCAACGAGAACCGCCTGACCAGCTGGCACCGCTACCGTGAGGCATTCCTGCCTTTGGCTGAAGCCGGCAAGATCGAGCTGCAGCATATCCCGGCTGAGTGTACCCACAACGCTCATATGTTCTATCTGAAGTGCAAGAATTTGGAAGAACGTACCGAGTTCATCCGCTTTTTGAAAGAGAACGATATTCTGGCGGTGTTCCACTACATCCCGCTGCACTCCGCCCCGGCGGGCGAGAAGTTCGGCCGCTTTGACGGCGAGGACGTCTACACCACCGCCGAGAGCGAGCGCCTGGTGCGCCTGCCCATGTACTACGGCCTGACCGAGGACGACCAGAACAAGGTCATCGCCAAAGTGCTGGAGTTCTATGAAAAGTAAGACCCTGCCCGCCTGGGCAAGGCTGGTCTGCACGGCGGCCGCCGCGCTGGTGTTTTTGCTGGTGTATGAGTGGGCTGTCTACGGCGTGCCGCTGGGCAGGATTTACCTGCCCGCCAGCGCGTGGAGCGACGAGGTCTACTACGCCAAGCAGCTTTCGGCGGTGGTGACCCACGGCGTACCGCAAGGGTACTTTGGTTTTAACGAGTCCCACGCCGAGATCGGCCGTTTTGCCGCCTGGGGGCCTGCGGTGTTCTACCTGTACGCCATCCCGGGGCTGATTTTCCGCGGACAGAACGCCTTTTTATATTGCAACCTGTTTTGGATGCTGGCGGGCTGGCTCTGCTTTGTGTGGGGTACCCGCCTGGACTGGAAGCGCCAGTTGTTGTTCGGCGTCGGCATCGCCGCGCTGAACGCCCCGGTGCGGTATGTATTCTCCGCTATGCAGGAGCCGCTGCACTACGCGCTGGTGCTGGCCGTGCTGGGCCTGGCCGTAGGCATCCGCCGCGGGTGCAGGCATGCGGGCGCGGTCTGGGCGGCGCTGTTTGCGCTGTGCGCTGCCGCCACGCTGGTGCGGCCCTATAACGCTGTGCTGTGGCTGTTCCCGCTGGTACTGGCCTGGCCCCGCCGTAAGGCGGTGGGCGGCACGGTGGTCGGGGCGGCTGCTTCCGCCGCCGGTACGCTGGTGCTGATGAAAAAGTTCTATGCACCGTACCTTTTTGCCAATGTGGATCTGGGCGCTGTGGAGGAACTGCTCCACGGTCACTTCTGGGCCGCCGCCCGCAGCGTTTACTATAAGCTGTTGGGTGCGTGGCAGCAATTGGGGCAGGAGATCGCCGACGGCACCCGCGTGGGCAGTTGCTATCTGCTGCTGTTTGCGTTGCTGCTGGTCACGCTGGCCTGTGTGATTTGGAACGCTGCGCATAAGCAGCCGGTGTTCTGGAAAGTATGTGCACTGGTGGTCACGCTGGTGGTGTTTTTGGCGCTGATGCTGATGTACCGCCCTGGCGAGGCCTCCCGCCATACCATCGTGTATGATCTGCTGCTGTTGGCGGCGCTTGTGGCCGAGCAGCCGCCCCTGACCGCCGCTGCGGCCCCGGTGCTGCTGGCGGTGCTTAGCGTGGCGGGCATCCGCATGACCACGGCAAGAGGGGACAGCGATACCTCCACCTTTACGATGCCTGTGTATAATGCAGGATTATCGCAGGAAGTTGCCGACCTGCAAACGGCGCTGACCGAGAGCCAGGCCCGCCTGACAAGCGACGACCCGTGGGACCATGTGTGCGCCTACGCCCTGGGCGGCGGCAGCCACTTTGGCATGCTGTACGCTGTGCCCGATGGCATGGGCCTGCAATTTGATGAAGACACGTATCTTCTGGACCCTGCCAACGAAATTCATTCCCGTTATGTCATGGCAAATACCGACAGCGACGTGGCCCAATATCTGGAAGAAAACGGCTGGGCCCTGCTGTACGAGGGCGCGTCTGCTGCTGTGTACGAGTGCGGCTAACCGCCGGATCTTAGAAAACGCGAAAGGAACCTGTATGGAAAAGCTTCCCATCCTGACCGGTGAAAAGGTTGTCTTGCGGCCCATCACCGATGCCGACACCGACAACATCGTGCGCTGGCGCAACATCCCCTCGGTGCGCGATAACTTTATCTTCCGCCAGACCTTTACCCCTGAAATGCACCGCAACTGGCTGAAAACCAAGGTTGCCACCGGCGAGGTCGTGCAGTACATCGTCGTGGATAAGGCCGCCGATACGGCGGTGGGGTCGGTGTACTACCGGGATGTGGACCATACTTTTAACAGTGCCGAGTACGGCATCTTCATCGGCGAGGAGAGCGCCCGCGGTAAGGGCTTTGGAACCGAGACTGCCCGCCTGTTCACCGATTTCGGCTTCACAGCGCTGCACTTGCACCGCATCAGTCTGCGCGTGCTTGCCGAGAACACCCCTGCCCGCCGCAGCTACGCCGCCGCCGGCTTTGTGGAGGAAGGCACCTTCCGTGACATGGTCCGTCTGGACGGCGTCTACCGCGACGTGGTCTTTATGGCAAAAATTGCACAATAACGTATAAAAGCAGACGGAGAATACCTGTATGGATAAGTTGAAACGACTGCTGAAAAAGACGCCCCCGGTGCCCCTTGGCATCGCGGGCGCGTTGCTGTTTCTGCTGCTGTTTTACACGCTGGCGTTCCGCACCCCGTTGTGGCAGGTGTGGATGCCGCCCAATATCGATAACGACGAAGTGATCTACAACCGCCAGGTGGTCAGTGTTATTGCCCACGGCGGCCCGCTGGGCTACTTTGGCTATAACGAGGGCACCGCCGACATCGGCCGCTACGGTGCCTGGGGTCCGGTGCTTATCTGGGTCTACGGCCTGGCCGGACGCCTGTTCGGCGCCAGCGTTAACACGATGTTCTGGTGCAATGTGCTGTTTCTGGCATTGGGCGTGGTGGTGTTTACGATCGCCGCGCGGCTGAACATTGGTCAGCAGATTTTGTGCTACGGCGGCTTGGTCTGCCTGTGGATGCCGCTGGCGGGCAGCTTTTGCGGCTCGTCCGAAGCGCTGCATTATATGCTTGC is a window encoding:
- a CDS encoding BlaI/MecI/CopY family transcriptional regulator, which gives rise to MHLTKSEQQIMEIFWQADHPMAQTEVIHTCEDRKWKERSIFSMLNSLMAKGVLREVGFVRSGKTYARTFEPAISHAEYLALVVAEQLPAKQFPELLASLLQRVEITPAIQKALRAAVRENGPQAREAAAAEAAETESEQ
- a CDS encoding GNAT family N-acetyltransferase, which translates into the protein MEKLPILTGEKVVLRPITDADTDNIVRWRNIPSVRDNFIFRQTFTPEMHRNWLKTKVATGEVVQYIVVDKAADTAVGSVYYRDVDHTFNSAEYGIFIGEESARGKGFGTETARLFTDFGFTALHLHRISLRVLAENTPARRSYAAAGFVEEGTFRDMVRLDGVYRDVVFMAKIAQ
- a CDS encoding aminotransferase class I/II-fold pyridoxal phosphate-dependent enzyme codes for the protein MEFSHRLDLFGPEIFAALNDKKVALEAEGRHLFNLSVGTPDFAPADHIKQALIDAARDNENWKYSLRDLPELLDAVCSYYKRRFDVDTITPNKVMSFSGSQDGIGHLGLALCNDGDVVLLPDPCYPVFMTGSKLGGADPWYYKLTKENHFLPDVTAIPEEVARKAKFMLVSLPANPVGSIGTPELYAQLVDFCRKYDILLVHDNAYSDIIFDGAHGGSIFNTPGAEECAVEFFSLSKSFNVTGARISFLVGRPDVIAACKKLRTQIDFGMFLPVQKAAIAALTGPLDSVKRQCGEYQARRDALCGGLRSIGWNVPDSHGSMFVWAPLPTGYTDSMAFCLELIDKAGVICTPGFSFGPSGEGYVRFALTLPVERIREAVASIAVSGMIR
- the rffA gene encoding dTDP-4-amino-4,6-dideoxygalactose transaminase, which gives rise to MIPFNVPPCVGDELEYVKQAIDAHKICGDGTFTKKCNAWIEERFHAQKVLLTTSGTTALDMAMLLCDIHPGDEVILPSFTFSSTATAAVLAGAKLVFVDVRPDTMNIDETKIEAAITDKTKVIVAMHYAGVACEMDTIMDIARRHNLMVVEDAAQGVMSSYKGKALGTIGDFGCYSFHETKNYSMGEGGALVINNPDYNERAEILREKGTNRAKFFRGQVDKYTWVDFGDSYLPSELNAAYLWAQLLHADEINENRLTSWHRYREAFLPLAEAGKIELQHIPAECTHNAHMFYLKCKNLEERTEFIRFLKENDILAVFHYIPLHSAPAGEKFGRFDGEDVYTTAESERLVRLPMYYGLTEDDQNKVIAKVLEFYEK